The Pseudomonas sp. FP2309 genome has a window encoding:
- a CDS encoding LLM class flavin-dependent oxidoreductase, whose translation MKSLSDVKFSTLDLVPVRANGSPAQSLRNSLDLAQHVEKFGYNRFWVAEHHNMDGIASSATSVLLGYLAGGTSTIRVGSGGVMLPNHAPLVIAEQFGTLESLYPGRIDLGLGRAPGSDQMTARALRRERSGSADDFPQDVAELMAYLGPRTPDQRVIAVPGTGTNVPVWLLGSSLFSAQLAGERGLPYAFASHFAPRLMHEAIRVYRNHFKPSAVLDKPYVMLGIPLVAADTDEQADYLATSVYQRILALMRGQSLVQRPPVKTMDGLWLPHEKDAVGSFLGLAMVGSPAKIRAKLEVLIEQTGADELIFTCDLYEHADRIHSYELLAQLMQA comes from the coding sequence ATGAAATCGCTGTCCGACGTGAAATTCTCGACCCTCGACCTGGTGCCCGTGCGCGCCAATGGCAGCCCGGCGCAGTCGCTGCGCAATTCCCTGGACCTGGCCCAGCACGTGGAAAAATTCGGCTACAACCGTTTCTGGGTGGCCGAACACCACAACATGGACGGCATCGCCAGCTCGGCCACCTCGGTGTTGCTGGGTTACCTGGCCGGCGGCACGTCGACCATCCGCGTCGGCTCCGGCGGCGTGATGCTGCCCAACCATGCGCCGCTGGTGATCGCCGAACAGTTCGGCACCCTGGAAAGCCTTTACCCCGGCCGTATCGACCTGGGCCTGGGGCGCGCACCCGGTTCCGACCAGATGACCGCCCGCGCCCTGCGCCGTGAGCGCTCCGGCAGCGCCGACGACTTCCCGCAGGACGTGGCCGAGCTGATGGCCTACCTGGGCCCGCGCACACCCGATCAACGGGTGATCGCCGTGCCCGGTACCGGCACCAACGTCCCGGTCTGGCTGCTGGGTTCCAGCCTGTTCAGCGCGCAGCTGGCAGGGGAGCGCGGTTTGCCCTACGCATTCGCCTCCCATTTCGCACCGCGCCTGATGCACGAGGCGATTCGCGTCTACCGCAATCACTTCAAGCCTTCGGCCGTGCTGGACAAGCCCTACGTGATGCTCGGCATTCCGCTGGTGGCGGCCGACACCGACGAACAGGCGGACTACCTGGCCACCTCGGTGTACCAGCGCATCCTCGCGCTGATGCGCGGCCAGAGCCTGGTGCAGCGCCCGCCGGTAAAAACCATGGACGGCCTGTGGCTGCCTCACGAAAAAGACGCTGTCGGCAGCTTCCTCGGCCTGGCCATGGTCGGCAGTCCGGCGAAGATCCGCGCCAAGCTGGAGGTGCTGATCGAGCAAACCGGCGCCGACGAGCTGATCTTCACCTGCGACCTGTATGAACACGCCGACCGAATTCATTCCTACGAGCTGCTCGCGCAGTTGATGCAGGCATAA
- a CDS encoding OsmC family protein, translated as MSIVKKASAHWEGDLKTGLGSISTETGVLREAPYGFKARFEGGKGTNPEELIGAAHAGCFSMAFSMILGDAGLKADSIDTQAEVTLDQVDGGFAITAVHLILKAKIPGASQAQFDELSKKAKEGCPVSKVLNATITLDGTLVN; from the coding sequence ATGAGTATCGTTAAAAAAGCATCCGCGCATTGGGAAGGTGACCTGAAGACTGGCCTGGGTTCCATCTCCACGGAAACCGGGGTACTGCGTGAAGCGCCCTACGGCTTCAAGGCGCGTTTTGAAGGCGGCAAGGGCACCAACCCGGAAGAGCTGATCGGCGCGGCCCATGCCGGCTGTTTCTCGATGGCCTTTTCCATGATTCTCGGCGACGCCGGCTTGAAGGCTGACAGCATCGACACCCAGGCTGAAGTGACGCTGGACCAAGTCGACGGCGGCTTTGCGATTACCGCTGTGCACCTGATTCTCAAAGCCAAGATCCCCGGCGCAAGCCAGGCGCAGTTCGATGAGCTGAGCAAGAAGGCCAAGGAAGGGTGCCCGGTGTCCAAGGTGCTGAACGCGACCATCACCCTGGATGGCACGTTGGTAAACTGA
- a CDS encoding DUF1161 domain-containing protein, producing the protein MKRFALAIICAVLATSAVAAPKDCEELRKEIEVKIQAKAIPSYTLEIITAEEAQNHDSAMIVGSCENGTKRIIYQKNND; encoded by the coding sequence ATGAAACGTTTTGCCTTGGCGATCATCTGCGCTGTGTTGGCCACATCGGCCGTGGCCGCTCCAAAAGATTGTGAAGAACTCAGGAAAGAGATTGAAGTGAAGATCCAGGCCAAGGCGATTCCGTCCTACACCCTGGAAATCATCACCGCCGAAGAAGCCCAGAACCACGACAGTGCCATGATTGTCGGCTCATGCGAAAACGGCACCAAGCGCATCATCTACCAAAAAAACAACGACTGA
- a CDS encoding aminopeptidase yields MVKGFLAVLMLMLLSGCSSVSYYSQLAGGQWQLLRAREPVAQVIADPARAQSLREHLAQSQRARTFASEQLHLPDNQSYRLYADIGRPYVVWNVFATQEFSLSPENHCFPIAGCVAYRGYYSQGAARGEAALLRQQGMDVSIGGVEAYSTLGWFNDPIMSSMMHWGDERLATLIFHELAHQRFYVKDDTEFNESFATFVEQEGTRQWRAVRGLAPQSEATRQQRDQFIQLILDTRKRLETLYAQPLAADAMRQAKAAQFERLRREYRQLRDGPWRGDKRYDAWINQPMNNARLLPFGLYDRWVPAFAALFRQEGGDWLKFYAAVEKMGGLPVAQRKAALKQLEDLDL; encoded by the coding sequence ATGGTCAAAGGCTTTCTTGCGGTGCTCATGCTTATGCTGCTCAGCGGCTGTTCCAGCGTCAGTTATTACAGCCAATTGGCGGGCGGTCAGTGGCAGCTCTTGCGGGCGAGAGAGCCGGTTGCACAGGTGATCGCCGATCCGGCCCGCGCGCAGTCGTTGCGTGAGCATCTGGCTCAATCCCAGAGGGCACGAACCTTCGCCAGTGAACAACTGCACCTGCCTGACAACCAGAGTTACCGGCTGTACGCCGATATCGGCCGGCCCTACGTGGTGTGGAATGTCTTTGCCACGCAGGAATTTTCGCTGTCGCCTGAAAACCATTGCTTCCCCATCGCCGGTTGTGTGGCCTATCGCGGCTACTACAGCCAGGGCGCGGCCCGCGGTGAGGCGGCGTTGTTGCGCCAGCAGGGCATGGATGTATCGATTGGCGGTGTTGAGGCCTATTCCACCTTGGGCTGGTTCAATGACCCCATCATGAGTTCGATGATGCACTGGGGCGATGAACGCCTGGCCACGTTGATTTTTCATGAGCTGGCCCACCAGCGTTTTTATGTGAAGGATGACACGGAGTTCAACGAGTCATTCGCCACCTTTGTCGAACAGGAAGGCACCCGCCAATGGCGCGCCGTCCGTGGGCTGGCGCCGCAGAGCGAGGCGACGCGGCAACAGCGCGACCAGTTTATCCAGCTGATTCTCGATACCCGCAAACGCCTGGAAACCCTCTACGCCCAGCCGTTGGCGGCGGACGCAATGCGCCAGGCCAAGGCGGCGCAGTTCGAGCGCTTGCGCCGTGAGTACCGCCAGTTGCGCGACGGCCCGTGGCGCGGCGACAAGCGTTATGACGCCTGGATCAACCAGCCGATGAACAACGCGCGGTTGCTGCCGTTTGGGCTGTATGACCGCTGGGTACCGGCCTTTGCGGCGTTGTTCAGGCAGGAAGGTGGGGACTGGCTGAAGTTCTATGCCGCGGTGGAGAAAATGGGTGGGTTGCCGGTGGCGCAGCGAAAGGCGGCGTTGAAGCAGTTGGAGGATCTTGATTTGTAG
- a CDS encoding HAD family hydrolase encodes MTQRYQTVLFDLDGTLTDPREGITRSIQYALGKLGIDEPDLTALEHFIGPPLLQAFMQFYGFDEAKAWEAVNFYRERFKVTGLYENRVFDGVMPLLQALNDQGRHLYVATSKPWVFAREIARHFDFAKHFKVIYGSELDGTRTNKVELIAHLISEEGLDPATTLMIGDRKHDLIGARSNGVDCAAVGYGFGSFEELNAEAPTWHFETLADMHRAFLQGS; translated from the coding sequence ATGACCCAGCGTTACCAGACCGTCTTGTTCGACCTGGACGGCACCCTCACCGACCCACGCGAAGGCATCACCCGCTCGATCCAATATGCGCTCGGCAAGCTGGGCATTGATGAGCCGGACCTGACAGCACTCGAACACTTCATCGGCCCGCCGTTGCTGCAAGCGTTCATGCAGTTCTATGGCTTCGATGAAGCCAAGGCCTGGGAAGCGGTGAATTTTTACCGCGAGCGTTTCAAAGTCACCGGCCTGTATGAAAACCGTGTGTTCGACGGGGTGATGCCGCTGCTGCAGGCCCTGAACGATCAAGGACGCCACCTGTACGTGGCCACTTCCAAACCGTGGGTCTTTGCCCGCGAAATCGCCCGGCATTTTGACTTTGCCAAGCATTTCAAGGTGATCTACGGCAGCGAGCTGGATGGCACGCGCACCAACAAGGTTGAGCTGATTGCGCATTTGATCAGCGAAGAAGGCCTGGACCCGGCCACCACCCTAATGATTGGTGACCGCAAACACGACCTGATCGGCGCGCGCAGCAATGGGGTGGATTGCGCGGCGGTGGGGTATGGGTTTGGCAGCTTCGAAGAGTTGAACGCCGAGGCGCCGACCTGGCATTTCGAGACGTTGGCTGACATGCATCGGGCATTTTTGCAGGGGTCTTGA
- a CDS encoding gamma carbonic anhydrase family protein: protein MTLRTYQNHTPTLGAGAFVDISAVVIGDVEIGADSSVWPLTVIRGDMHRIRIGARTSVQDGCVLHITHAGPFNPDGFPLLIGDDVTIAHKVMLHGCTVGNRILIGMGSIVMDGAMVEDDVIIGAGSLVPPGKKLESGFLYVGSPVKQIRALTDKERAFFTYSAANYVKLKDLHLAEGFDR from the coding sequence GTGACCCTTCGCACCTATCAGAACCACACGCCAACCCTGGGCGCCGGGGCTTTTGTCGATATTTCGGCGGTGGTAATCGGCGATGTCGAAATCGGCGCCGACAGCTCGGTATGGCCATTGACCGTGATTCGCGGCGACATGCACCGCATCCGCATCGGCGCGCGTACCAGCGTGCAGGACGGCTGCGTGCTGCACATCACTCACGCCGGGCCGTTCAATCCTGATGGCTTCCCATTGCTGATCGGCGATGACGTGACCATCGCCCACAAAGTCATGCTGCATGGCTGCACCGTGGGCAACCGCATCCTGATCGGCATGGGCAGTATCGTGATGGACGGCGCGATGGTCGAAGACGATGTCATCATCGGCGCCGGCAGCCTGGTGCCGCCGGGCAAGAAACTCGAGAGCGGTTTTTTGTACGTCGGCAGCCCGGTTAAGCAGATCCGCGCCCTGACTGACAAGGAACGCGCCTTTTTCACCTACAGCGCCGCGAACTACGTGAAGCTCAAAGACCTGCACCTGGCTGAAGGATTCGATCGATGA
- the prlC gene encoding oligopeptidase A, protein MSANNPLLQSYDLPPFSAIRAEHVQPAIEQILADNRVAIEGILQSQGKNPTWAGLVLAMDELNDRLGAAWSPVSHLNAVCNSPELREAYEACLPALSAYSTEMGQNRELFQAFEALANSPEAAGFDVAQKTILEHSLRDFRLSGIDLPPEQQKRYAEVQSKLSELGSKFSNQLLDATQAWTKHVTDEATLAGLTDSAKAQMAAAAQAKGLDGWLITLEFPSYYAVMTYAQDRALREEIYAAYCTRASDQGPNAGQNDNGPVMEQILDLRQELAQLLGFASFSELSLATKMAESSDQVLSFLRDLAKRSKPFAVQDLQQLKAYAAEQGCADLQSWDSGFYGEKLREQRYSVSQEALRAYFPIDKVLGGLFAIVQRLYGIEIAEQKGFDTWHPDVRLFEIKENGQHVGRFFFDLYARANKRGGAWMDGARDRRRTVDGVLQSPVANLVCNFTPADSGKPALLTHDEVTTLFHEFGHGLHHLLTRVEHAGVSGINGVAWDAVELPSQFMENWCWEPEGLALISGHYETGEPLPQDLLEKMLAAKNFQSGLMMVRQLEFSLFDFEMHATHGDGRTVAQVLEGVRDEVSVMRPPAYNRFPNSFAHIFAGGYAAGYYSYKWAEVLSADAFSKFEEDGVLNADTGRAFREAILARGGSQAPMVLFVDFRGREPSIDALLRHSGLSEDAAA, encoded by the coding sequence GTGAGCGCGAACAACCCTCTTTTGCAGTCCTACGACCTGCCGCCATTCTCGGCGATCCGTGCCGAGCACGTTCAGCCGGCCATCGAACAGATCCTCGCCGATAACCGCGTGGCCATCGAAGGCATCCTGCAAAGCCAGGGTAAAAATCCTACCTGGGCCGGGCTGGTGCTGGCCATGGACGAACTCAACGACCGCCTGGGTGCCGCCTGGAGCCCGGTCAGCCATCTCAACGCGGTGTGTAACAGTCCTGAACTGCGCGAAGCCTACGAGGCTTGTCTGCCGGCGTTGAGCGCGTACTCCACCGAGATGGGCCAGAACCGCGAGCTGTTCCAGGCCTTCGAAGCCCTGGCCAACAGCCCCGAAGCTGCCGGTTTCGATGTGGCGCAAAAAACCATCCTTGAGCATTCCCTGCGTGATTTCCGCTTGTCGGGTATCGACCTGCCGCCGGAGCAGCAGAAGCGCTACGCCGAAGTGCAGAGCAAATTGTCCGAGCTGGGCAGCAAGTTCTCCAACCAACTGTTGGACGCCACCCAGGCCTGGACCAAGCACGTCACTGATGAAGCCACCCTCGCCGGCCTGACCGACTCGGCCAAGGCGCAAATGGCCGCCGCGGCCCAGGCCAAAGGCCTTGACGGCTGGCTGATCACCCTGGAATTTCCCAGCTACTACGCCGTGATGACCTACGCCCAGGACCGTGCCCTGCGTGAGGAAATCTACGCCGCTTATTGCACCCGTGCGTCGGACCAAGGCCCCAACGCCGGTCAGAACGATAACGGCCCCGTGATGGAACAGATCCTCGACCTGCGTCAGGAACTGGCGCAATTGCTCGGTTTCGCCTCGTTCTCCGAGCTGAGTCTGGCCACCAAGATGGCCGAATCCAGCGACCAGGTGCTGAGTTTCCTACGAGACCTGGCCAAGCGCAGCAAGCCGTTTGCGGTTCAGGACCTGCAACAGCTCAAGGCCTACGCCGCCGAACAAGGGTGTGCCGATCTGCAAAGCTGGGACAGTGGTTTCTACGGCGAAAAACTGCGAGAGCAGCGCTACAGCGTGTCTCAGGAAGCCCTGCGAGCATACTTCCCGATCGACAAAGTACTGGGCGGCCTCTTCGCCATTGTGCAGCGCCTGTACGGCATCGAGATCGCCGAGCAAAAAGGCTTCGACACCTGGCACCCGGATGTTCGCCTGTTTGAAATCAAGGAGAACGGCCAGCACGTCGGCCGTTTCTTCTTCGACCTGTACGCCCGCGCCAACAAACGCGGCGGTGCCTGGATGGACGGCGCCCGCGACCGTCGCCGCACGGTCGACGGTGTACTGCAAAGCCCGGTGGCCAACCTGGTGTGCAATTTCACCCCGGCCGACAGCGGCAAGCCTGCCCTGCTGACCCACGATGAAGTCACCACGCTGTTCCACGAATTCGGCCATGGCCTGCATCACCTGCTGACCCGCGTCGAGCACGCTGGAGTGTCCGGCATCAACGGCGTGGCCTGGGATGCAGTGGAGCTGCCAAGCCAGTTCATGGAGAACTGGTGCTGGGAGCCGGAAGGTCTGGCGCTGATCTCCGGCCACTATGAAACCGGTGAGCCGTTGCCGCAGGACCTGCTGGAAAAAATGCTCGCGGCGAAGAACTTCCAGTCCGGCCTGATGATGGTCCGCCAGTTGGAGTTTTCGCTGTTCGACTTTGAGATGCACGCCACCCACGGCGACGGCCGCACGGTGGCCCAGGTGCTGGAGGGCGTGCGGGACGAGGTCTCGGTGATGCGTCCACCCGCGTATAACCGCTTCCCCAATAGCTTTGCGCATATTTTCGCCGGGGGTTACGCGGCCGGGTACTATAGCTACAAGTGGGCCGAAGTACTGTCGGCGGATGCCTTCTCCAAATTCGAGGAAGACGGTGTACTCAATGCCGACACCGGTCGCGCCTTCCGTGAGGCGATCCTGGCGCGCGGCGGCTCCCAGGCGCCCATGGTGCTGTTCGTCGACTTCCGCGGACGCGAGCCGTCGATTGACGCACTCTTGCGCCACAGCGGCCTGAGTGAGGATGCGGCAGCATGA
- a CDS encoding YheV family putative zinc ribbon protein gives MSDAPVVTKKQFIAGAVCPACSEPDKLKMWTEDSVPHRECVACGYTDTLNDQGLSVPKELGTRVNTSALKAPADPKVQAVQFFPNPKLKKD, from the coding sequence ATGAGTGACGCGCCTGTGGTGACCAAAAAGCAATTTATCGCCGGGGCTGTCTGCCCGGCGTGCAGCGAGCCGGACAAGCTGAAAATGTGGACCGAAGACAGCGTGCCGCACCGTGAATGCGTGGCCTGCGGCTATACCGATACCCTGAATGATCAAGGATTGTCGGTGCCCAAGGAGCTGGGGACGCGGGTCAATACCTCGGCATTGAAAGCGCCGGCTGATCCAAAGGTTCAGGCGGTGCAGTTCTTCCCCAATCCGAAGCTGAAAAAAGACTGA
- a CDS encoding gluconate 2-dehydrogenase subunit 3 family protein has product MSDQDQDNPRRDFLRKSLTLIPVVTVASTGLGGSMLMATPQPAQAAPATPVTRAKAYEPSYFTAEEWAFINAAVERLIPADAQGPGALEAGAPEYIDRQMNTPYASGALWFMQGPFNADAAPEMGWQSKLVPKEIYRLGIAATDAWSKAFNGKAFAAQDSATRDDMLRRLEAGGTELSAHFEAVPPKVFFNLLLQNTKEGFFCDPIHGGNKGMVGWTMIGFPGARADFMDWVERNEQYPFPAVSIRGERA; this is encoded by the coding sequence GTGTCTGACCAAGATCAAGACAACCCCCGGCGTGACTTTCTGCGCAAATCCTTGACCTTGATCCCGGTGGTCACGGTTGCCAGTACTGGCCTTGGTGGCTCGATGCTGATGGCGACGCCGCAGCCTGCCCAGGCCGCGCCTGCCACGCCGGTGACCCGCGCGAAGGCCTATGAACCGAGCTATTTCACTGCCGAGGAATGGGCGTTCATCAACGCCGCCGTCGAGCGCCTGATCCCCGCCGATGCCCAAGGCCCAGGCGCCCTGGAAGCCGGTGCGCCTGAATACATCGATCGTCAGATGAACACACCGTATGCCAGCGGCGCGCTGTGGTTCATGCAAGGTCCGTTCAACGCTGATGCCGCGCCGGAGATGGGTTGGCAGAGCAAATTGGTGCCCAAAGAGATCTACCGCCTGGGCATTGCCGCCACGGATGCTTGGTCGAAGGCGTTCAACGGTAAAGCTTTTGCTGCGCAAGACAGCGCTACCCGAGACGACATGTTGCGTCGTCTGGAGGCTGGCGGCACTGAGCTCAGCGCGCATTTCGAGGCGGTGCCGCCCAAGGTGTTCTTCAACCTGTTGTTGCAAAACACCAAGGAAGGCTTTTTTTGCGACCCGATCCACGGTGGCAATAAAGGCATGGTCGGTTGGACCATGATCGGTTTCCCCGGCGCGCGCGCCGACTTTATGGACTGGGTGGAGCGCAACGAGCAGTACCCCTTCCCGGCTGTTTCCATCCGCGGCGAGAGGGCATAA
- a CDS encoding GMC family oxidoreductase, with translation MATIMKKVDAVIVGFGWTGAIMAKELTEAGLNVLALERGPMQDTYPDGNYPQVIDELTYSVRKKLFQDISKETVTIRHSVNDVALPNRQLGAFLPGNGVGGAGLHWSGVHFRVDPIELRMRSHYEERYGKNFIPKDMTIQDFGVSYEELEPFFDYAEKVFGTSGQAWTVKGKLVGEGRGGNPYAPDRSNPFPLESQKNTVSAQLFQKAAAEVGYKPYNLPSANTSGPYTNPYGAQMGPCNFCGFCSGYVCYMYSKASPNVNILPALRQVPNFELRPNSQVLKVNLDSTGKKATGVTYIDAQGREIEQPADLVILAAFQFHNVRLMLLSGIGKPYDPITNEGVVGRNFAYQNMATIKAFFDKDTHTNNFIGAGGNGVAVDDFNADNFDHGPHGFVGGSPMWVNQAGSRPIAGTSNPPGTPAWGSAWKRATADYYTHQVSMDAHGAHQSYRGNYLDLDPVYRDAYGLPLLRMTFDWQENDIKMNRFMVEKMGKIAQAMNPKAIALLGKKVGEHFNTASYQTTHLNGGAIMGTDPKTSALNRYLQSWDVHNVFVPGASAFPQGLGYNPTGLVAALTYWSARAIREQYLKNPGPLVQA, from the coding sequence GTGGCGACCATCATGAAAAAAGTCGATGCAGTGATCGTAGGCTTCGGTTGGACCGGCGCGATCATGGCCAAGGAACTGACGGAAGCAGGCCTCAATGTGCTGGCGCTGGAGCGCGGCCCGATGCAGGACACTTACCCGGACGGCAACTATCCCCAGGTCATCGACGAATTGACCTACAGCGTGCGCAAAAAACTCTTCCAGGACATTTCCAAAGAGACCGTGACCATCCGCCATAGCGTGAATGACGTCGCGTTGCCCAACCGTCAGCTCGGCGCCTTCCTGCCGGGCAACGGCGTCGGTGGCGCGGGTTTGCACTGGTCCGGCGTGCATTTTCGCGTGGACCCGATCGAGTTGCGCATGCGCAGCCATTACGAAGAGCGCTACGGTAAAAATTTCATTCCCAAGGACATGACCATCCAGGACTTCGGTGTCAGCTACGAAGAACTGGAGCCATTCTTTGACTACGCGGAAAAAGTCTTCGGTACCTCCGGCCAGGCCTGGACGGTGAAGGGAAAACTGGTGGGCGAAGGCCGTGGCGGCAACCCGTACGCACCGGACCGGTCCAACCCGTTTCCATTGGAATCGCAGAAAAACACCGTTTCCGCACAGTTGTTTCAGAAAGCGGCGGCTGAAGTGGGTTACAAGCCCTACAACCTGCCCTCCGCCAATACCTCGGGGCCATACACCAACCCTTACGGCGCGCAGATGGGGCCGTGCAATTTCTGCGGCTTTTGCAGCGGCTACGTGTGCTACATGTACTCCAAGGCCTCGCCGAACGTGAACATCCTGCCGGCGCTGCGTCAGGTGCCGAACTTTGAGCTGCGGCCCAATTCCCAAGTACTCAAGGTCAATCTCGACAGCACTGGTAAGAAAGCCACGGGTGTGACCTACATCGACGCCCAGGGCCGTGAGATCGAGCAACCGGCGGACTTGGTGATCCTCGCGGCGTTCCAGTTCCACAACGTGCGACTGATGCTGTTGTCGGGCATCGGCAAGCCGTACGATCCCATCACCAATGAGGGCGTGGTGGGCCGCAATTTCGCCTACCAGAACATGGCGACCATTAAGGCGTTCTTCGATAAGGACACCCACACCAATAACTTCATCGGCGCCGGCGGCAATGGCGTGGCGGTGGATGACTTCAACGCTGATAACTTTGACCACGGCCCGCACGGCTTTGTGGGCGGTTCGCCGATGTGGGTCAATCAGGCCGGCAGCCGGCCTATTGCTGGCACGTCCAACCCGCCCGGCACCCCGGCCTGGGGCAGTGCGTGGAAGCGTGCCACCGCGGATTACTACACCCATCAGGTGTCGATGGATGCCCACGGTGCTCACCAGTCCTACCGAGGTAACTACTTGGATCTGGACCCGGTGTATCGCGATGCCTACGGCCTGCCCTTGCTGCGTATGACGTTCGACTGGCAAGAAAACGACATCAAGATGAACCGCTTTATGGTCGAGAAGATGGGCAAGATCGCACAAGCGATGAACCCCAAGGCGATTGCCCTGCTCGGCAAAAAAGTCGGTGAGCACTTCAACACCGCGTCGTACCAGACCACCCACCTCAACGGTGGCGCGATCATGGGCACCGACCCGAAAACCAGTGCATTGAACCGCTACCTGCAGAGCTGGGATGTACACAACGTGTTTGTCCCCGGCGCGTCCGCGTTCCCACAGGGCCTGGGCTACAACCCGACCGGCCTGGTGGCGGCGCTGACCTATTGGTCGGCGCGAGCCATCCGCGAGCAGTACCTGAAAAACCCCGGCCCGCTGGTTCAGGCATAA
- a CDS encoding cytochrome c: MKTLVIATFALLSSCSISAAEADVIKQGEYLARAGDCVACHTAKDGKPFAGGLPMETPIGVIYSTNITPDKTGLGDYSFDAFDKAVRHGVAKNGSTLYPAMPYPSYARVSDSDMQALYAYFMKGVEPVAQENKDSDIPWPLSMRWPLAAWRWMFAPEVAAKPAAADADPVISRGAYLVEGLGHCGACHTPRALTMQEKALSAADGAAFLSGSAPLEGWIAKSLRGDHKDGLGSWSEEQLVQFLKTGRSDRSAVFGGMSDVVVHSMQYMSDTDLTAIARYLKSLPAVDPKDQPHQYDKQVAEALWNGDDRQRGASVYIDNCAACHRTDGHGYTRVFPALAGNPVLQTADATSLINIVLNGGTLPATRTAPSTFTMPAFAWRLSDQEVADVVSFIRGSWGNKGAPVNASEVADLRKNDLHTTSGDDLGQVTQKH, from the coding sequence ATGAAAACACTTGTTATCGCCACCTTTGCTCTGCTCAGCAGTTGCTCGATCAGCGCCGCTGAAGCTGATGTGATCAAACAGGGCGAATACCTGGCGCGCGCCGGCGATTGCGTGGCCTGCCACACCGCCAAAGACGGCAAACCCTTCGCCGGCGGCTTGCCGATGGAAACCCCGATCGGCGTGATTTACTCCACCAACATCACGCCAGACAAAACCGGGCTGGGCGACTACAGCTTCGACGCTTTCGACAAGGCCGTGCGCCATGGCGTCGCCAAGAACGGTAGTACGCTTTACCCGGCGATGCCGTACCCGTCCTATGCGCGTGTCAGCGACAGCGATATGCAAGCGCTGTACGCGTACTTTATGAAAGGGGTGGAACCGGTCGCCCAGGAGAACAAAGACAGCGACATTCCGTGGCCGTTAAGCATGCGCTGGCCGCTGGCGGCGTGGCGCTGGATGTTCGCGCCTGAGGTGGCGGCTAAACCGGCAGCGGCGGACGCCGACCCGGTGATCAGCCGCGGCGCCTACTTGGTAGAAGGCCTCGGCCACTGCGGCGCGTGCCATACGCCGCGTGCCCTGACCATGCAGGAAAAGGCCTTGAGCGCTGCCGATGGCGCTGCCTTCCTGTCCGGCAGTGCGCCGTTGGAGGGTTGGATCGCGAAAAGCCTGCGCGGCGACCACAAGGACGGTCTCGGCAGTTGGAGCGAGGAGCAGTTGGTGCAATTTCTCAAGACCGGCCGCAGCGATCGCAGTGCGGTGTTTGGCGGCATGAGCGATGTGGTCGTGCACAGCATGCAGTACATGTCGGACACCGACCTGACCGCTATCGCCCGTTACCTCAAAAGCCTGCCGGCGGTGGATCCCAAGGACCAACCGCATCAATACGATAAACAGGTGGCTGAAGCACTGTGGAACGGCGACGACCGTCAGCGAGGGGCCTCGGTGTACATCGACAACTGTGCAGCCTGCCATCGCACCGATGGCCATGGCTATACACGGGTGTTCCCGGCGCTGGCGGGCAACCCGGTGCTGCAGACGGCGGATGCCACGTCGTTGATCAACATCGTGTTGAATGGCGGCACCTTGCCGGCCACCCGCACCGCGCCGTCCACCTTCACCATGCCGGCGTTCGCCTGGCGGCTGTCGGACCAGGAAGTGGCGGATGTGGTGAGCTTCATCAGGGGCAGTTGGGGCAACAAAGGTGCGCCGGTAAACGCCAGTGAAGTGGCGGACCTGCGCAAGAATGATCTGCACACCACCTCGGGCGATGACTTGGGGCAGGTGACGCAAAAGCACTGA